In Anaerolineales bacterium, the following proteins share a genomic window:
- a CDS encoding FCD domain-containing protein: MIIRDRIAPDISEFLRYLAAHEEAEDGLPTLTELSQELGVSVASLREQLAVARALGLVEVKPGPGKTRRRVFSFAPAIRQSLQYALALDDESFRKYAELRNHVEAAYWYEAVQQLTNEDKEELQTLIVRAQEKLTHTPVQVPHEEHRSLHLLIYSRLGNPFVTGILEAYWDAYETVGLNMFTGGYDYLQEVWRYHRAMVEAICNKNYEAGYEALVAHADLLYHRP; this comes from the coding sequence ATGATAATTCGAGATCGCATCGCGCCCGATATTTCAGAATTTCTTCGCTATCTTGCCGCGCACGAAGAAGCGGAAGATGGGCTCCCCACGCTCACTGAACTGAGTCAAGAGTTGGGTGTAAGCGTCGCGTCGTTGCGCGAACAGCTGGCGGTGGCGCGCGCGCTGGGGTTGGTCGAAGTCAAGCCAGGTCCCGGAAAGACGCGGCGTCGCGTCTTCTCGTTTGCGCCCGCGATCCGTCAGAGCCTACAATATGCCCTTGCGCTGGACGACGAATCGTTCAGAAAATATGCCGAATTGCGAAATCATGTTGAAGCCGCGTACTGGTATGAAGCCGTCCAGCAACTAACCAATGAAGATAAAGAGGAATTGCAAACGCTGATCGTTCGAGCGCAGGAAAAACTAACCCACACACCGGTTCAAGTTCCACACGAAGAACATCGAAGTTTGCACTTATTGATCTACAGTCGGTTAGGAAATCCGTTCGTCACCGGGATCCTTGAAGCGTACTGGGACGCATACGAAACTGTCGGCTTGAACATGTTCACCGGCGGGTACGACTATTTGCAGGAAGTTTGGCGCTATCACCGAGCAATGGTTGAAGCGATTTGCAACAAAAACTATGAGGCTGGCTATGAAGCCCTGGTGGCGCACGCCGACCTTTTGTATCACAGACCGTAA
- the yqeB gene encoding selenium-dependent molybdenum cofactor biosynthesis protein YqeB: MRFDNCVLIRGGGDLATGVALRLHRAGIKILITELDQPLAVRRAVSFSEAVYEGSHTVEGVTARLTEANQLEGWKEADEIPVIIDPEASILAAFDFPVVIDARLLKTPPPPLPTPVPLHIGLGPGFHAGQNCRAAIETRRSHTLGRVYWNGATQVDSGEPEGDPRRVLRASNDGTFHSYVKIGDPLEAGQRIAEIRSGIENRTSEIVSPFAGVLRGIIRSGAQVTKGLKIGDVDARGDVSACFLVSDKSLAIAGGALEAILTLPAIRAKLYV; this comes from the coding sequence ATGCGCTTCGATAACTGTGTTTTGATTCGCGGAGGCGGAGACCTCGCAACCGGCGTCGCGCTTCGATTGCATCGCGCGGGAATCAAAATTTTGATCACCGAGCTCGACCAGCCGCTTGCGGTCCGAAGAGCGGTATCGTTTTCCGAGGCGGTGTACGAGGGCAGTCACACGGTCGAAGGGGTGACGGCAAGGCTGACCGAAGCGAATCAACTCGAAGGGTGGAAAGAAGCGGATGAAATCCCCGTCATCATTGACCCCGAAGCGTCCATCCTTGCCGCGTTCGACTTTCCCGTTGTTATTGACGCGCGCCTGTTGAAGACTCCCCCGCCTCCGCTTCCGACGCCTGTTCCGCTTCATATCGGACTGGGACCTGGATTCCACGCTGGACAGAATTGCCGCGCCGCTATCGAAACCCGCCGCAGTCACACGCTGGGGCGCGTCTACTGGAATGGCGCGACGCAAGTTGATTCCGGCGAACCCGAAGGCGACCCGCGCCGTGTGCTCCGCGCATCGAACGATGGAACTTTTCATTCATATGTAAAGATCGGCGATCCTCTCGAAGCGGGACAACGTATCGCGGAAATACGATCTGGAATTGAAAATCGCACATCTGAAATTGTCAGCCCGTTTGCCGGGGTGTTGCGTGGAATCATTCGGAGTGGCGCGCAAGTAACAAAGGGATTGAAGATCGGCGACGTGGACGCGCGCGGCGATGTCAGCGCGTGCTTTCTCGTTTCAGATAAATCGCTCGCCATTGCAGGCGGAGCGCTTGAAGCGATTCTGACTCTGCCGGCGATCCGCGCAAAATTGTATGTGTAA
- a CDS encoding DUF1361 domain-containing protein produces the protein MLLNKFRNFVLRNRHNLTVFVLLNVACAMCIGLVLARVAYSESGRHLGLIWNLFLAWIPFILAYLAHAISWRRITLYFILPFISILWLIFFPNAPYMLTDLQDLARGSFGAPLWYDVIIVVWCSWTGMLLGVISLYLMQDIVLRTFGRVIAWLFVFTITPLSSFGIYIGRFVRLNSWDILQDPAETAISVLGLVIDPSERLAAFTLLYTIFFLFVYLLLYSFSHMHAEYNLKASQTPEQLAATRPSDALR, from the coding sequence ATGCTACTCAATAAATTTCGCAATTTCGTTCTTCGCAATCGGCATAACCTCACCGTCTTTGTCTTGCTCAATGTCGCTTGCGCCATGTGCATCGGGCTGGTGCTGGCACGGGTGGCATACAGTGAATCGGGAAGGCATCTCGGCTTGATCTGGAATCTCTTCCTCGCCTGGATTCCGTTCATCCTTGCCTACCTCGCCCACGCCATATCATGGAGGCGCATCACGCTGTATTTCATCCTGCCGTTCATTTCCATACTTTGGCTGATCTTCTTCCCGAACGCGCCGTATATGCTTACCGACCTGCAAGACCTCGCGCGCGGCTCCTTCGGCGCTCCGCTTTGGTACGATGTGATCATCGTCGTCTGGTGCTCGTGGACGGGGATGTTGCTTGGCGTCATCTCACTCTACTTGATGCAGGATATTGTCTTACGCACATTTGGCCGCGTGATCGCATGGCTGTTCGTGTTCACCATCACACCGCTGAGCAGTTTCGGAATTTACATCGGTCGCTTCGTGCGCTTGAACTCGTGGGACATTTTGCAAGACCCGGCGGAAACCGCCATCTCCGTCCTCGGTCTGGTCATTGACCCAAGCGAACGTCTCGCCGCATTTACATTGCTTTACACGATCTTCTTCCTGTTCGTTTATCTCCTCCTCTATTCGTTCAGCCACATGCACGCCGAGTACAACCTCAAAGCAAGTCAAACTCCCGAGCAATTGGCAGCGACACGTCCCAGCGATGCGCTTCGATAA
- a CDS encoding DinB family protein has translation MNKQDITLLYKYNQWSTAKILNAASGVNEEQFLAPAPFPHGGLHGTLTHALFAEWIWRNRWEGVSPTQRFKPEDFPTFESLRARWMEEEKLLMTFVDSLTDEKLTSTFDYTSTEGTPHRRVLWQTMAHVVNHGTQHKTEAAAILTGYGRSPGDIDLIWYLIESH, from the coding sequence ATGAACAAACAGGATATCACCCTTCTCTACAAATACAATCAATGGTCAACGGCGAAGATTCTCAACGCCGCATCTGGCGTAAACGAGGAACAATTCCTCGCGCCGGCTCCATTTCCGCATGGAGGACTGCACGGCACGCTCACACACGCTCTTTTCGCTGAATGGATCTGGCGCAACCGCTGGGAAGGCGTCTCGCCGACCCAACGCTTCAAGCCGGAGGATTTCCCCACTTTCGAGTCTCTCCGCGCCCGCTGGATGGAAGAGGAAAAGCTCCTCATGACCTTCGTGGACAGTTTGACCGATGAAAAATTAACTTCCACATTCGACTACACCTCCACCGAAGGGACGCCTCACCGCCGCGTACTCTGGCAGACGATGGCGCACGTTGTCAATCACGGCACGCAACACAAAACCGAAGCGGCGGCGATCCTCACCGGCTATGGTCGCTCTCCCGGCGATATAGATTTGATCTGGTATTTGATCGAGAGTCATTGA
- a CDS encoding DUF1361 domain-containing protein, whose translation MIRKFLEYFSHNKYRLTMFALLAGASVMSVAIWRVRAEYSGSFNYGFMIWNLFLAWIPFLISYFTYTATLSRRWVYLIVPVAAFFWLIFFPNAPYMLTDFQHLATDWWSGAPVWYDVLLLIWFSFTGLLLGVVSLFLMQEVIRREFGRWIGWMFVAVVAGLSGVGVYVGRFLDWNSWDIFHNPTGIALYTIERAQDPSLRSVGFTILFAAFFLFLYVTLYTFGHLLLERQSHSADTEKK comes from the coding sequence ATGATCCGCAAATTTCTCGAGTACTTCTCCCACAACAAATATCGGTTGACCATGTTCGCCCTGCTGGCTGGCGCGAGCGTCATGTCGGTCGCTATTTGGCGCGTCCGCGCAGAGTACAGCGGTTCCTTCAATTACGGTTTTATGATCTGGAACCTGTTCCTCGCGTGGATTCCCTTCCTCATCTCCTACTTCACCTACACTGCAACGCTTTCTCGCCGCTGGGTATACCTGATCGTCCCCGTCGCGGCGTTCTTCTGGTTGATCTTCTTTCCCAACGCGCCGTATATGCTCACTGATTTCCAGCATCTAGCCACCGACTGGTGGAGCGGCGCCCCGGTTTGGTACGACGTACTCCTGCTCATTTGGTTTTCCTTCACAGGATTGTTGCTCGGCGTAGTTTCGCTCTTCCTCATGCAGGAAGTCATTCGCCGCGAGTTCGGGCGTTGGATCGGTTGGATGTTTGTCGCCGTCGTCGCCGGGCTTAGCGGCGTCGGAGTTTACGTGGGTCGTTTTCTCGATTGGAACTCTTGGGACATCTTCCACAACCCAACCGGCATAGCGCTATACACAATTGAACGCGCCCAAGACCCAAGCCTTCGATCTGTTGGATTCACAATCCTGTTCGCGGCGTTCTTTCTCTTCCTTTACGTTACACTCTACACGTTCGGTCACCTGCTGCTGGAAAGACAATCGCATTCAGCCGATACGGAGAAAAAGTAA
- a CDS encoding alpha/beta hydrolase gives MLFPYRDETEELNDETRKRAENGAFVQLPNGVTHYELSGNESAEAVVLVHGFSVPYFIYDPTFEFLARSGFRVLRYDLFGRGFSDRPRARYNLDFFVRQLADLLDALRLSRRVNLAGLSMGGPIASAFTLRHPERIRKLVLIDPSGAKPIDTAPAVRLARVPILAELAYGQLGSGNLVNGVAKDFFDPALVERFQKRYKIQMQSKGFMRAIISTVRENMLASHLEIYRALGKLDKSILLLWGRNDKTIPFEQSALLREALPNAEFHIIEDCGHIPHYEKPDEVNPILLNFLRQS, from the coding sequence ATGTTATTCCCTTATCGCGACGAAACCGAAGAACTGAACGACGAAACGCGCAAGCGCGCCGAAAACGGCGCGTTCGTTCAACTTCCAAACGGCGTTACCCATTACGAACTCAGCGGGAACGAATCGGCTGAAGCGGTCGTTTTGGTGCATGGGTTCTCAGTTCCCTACTTCATCTATGATCCAACTTTCGAATTTCTCGCTCGCTCAGGCTTTCGAGTGTTGCGATACGATCTCTTCGGGCGCGGATTTTCGGATCGCCCGCGCGCGCGTTACAATTTAGACTTCTTCGTCCGTCAACTCGCGGATCTACTGGACGCGCTCCGGCTCTCTCGACGGGTCAACTTGGCGGGCCTCTCTATGGGCGGACCCATCGCCTCCGCGTTCACGCTCCGCCACCCCGAGCGGATTCGCAAACTCGTGTTGATCGATCCCTCCGGCGCAAAACCCATTGACACAGCGCCCGCGGTTCGGCTTGCCCGCGTTCCCATCCTTGCCGAGCTGGCTTACGGTCAACTCGGAAGCGGTAATTTGGTCAACGGTGTCGCAAAAGATTTCTTCGATCCAGCGTTAGTGGAACGGTTCCAGAAACGCTATAAAATTCAGATGCAATCCAAAGGCTTCATGCGCGCCATTATTTCGACGGTTCGAGAGAACATGCTCGCCTCGCATCTTGAAATCTACCGCGCGCTCGGAAAATTAGATAAATCAATCCTCCTGCTCTGGGGCAGAAACGATAAAACCATCCCGTTCGAGCAAAGCGCTCTGTTGCGCGAAGCGCTGCCGAACGCGGAGTTCCACATCATTGAAGACTGCGGGCACATCCCACACTACGAAAAGCCCGACGAGGTCAACCCTATCCTTTTGAATTTTCTGAGACAATCATGA
- a CDS encoding xanthine dehydrogenase family protein molybdopterin-binding subunit — MTVYETIGKSFPRVDARGKVTGEAPYSGDLSMKGMLHMKLLFAGRPHARVVSIRTSKAEAAPGVVAVYTAKDVPVNEFGLQWQDQPVLCGPGSAKPGADVVRFVGDRVAAVVARTEAEAAAAVKLIEVEYADLPVLTDAEEAMKPGAPRIHEHIGDSNVCVHYKIRKGNVDEGFAKADVIVEGEYRTPVQEHAYLQPEAGLAYIDEAGRITVVCGGQWTHEDQHQVAHALNMPNESIRVVYPAIGGAFGGREDMSVQIVLALAAWKLQRPVKIVWSRQESIISHGKRHAVLLRAKWGATKDGKVIAIENEIIGDGGAYMYTSNKVLGNTTITSAGPYFIPNVKTDVYGVYTNNVPGAAFRGFGAPQALFMAEMQMDKLAEKLGMDPVEFRLKNALHDGETLNVGTPSPSPVTVVECIEAARDRFGWEKGKKKDENGASHLKRGYGFAAGFKNIGFSFGYQENCWAKIELHGKAQIEQVTLHHASAEVGQGTHTVMMQMAAEAVGVPFEKVKLISSDTAAMGSSGSVSASRMTFMAGNAIKGAAELALKKWKAEERPAVAEFKYLAPRTNQFDKETGYSTPNFAYAWVAQAIEVEVDIETGHVRVVRVVSADDLGKPINPALVEGQIEGAVVQAQGYTLLEDFKTKDGRVLSDQLSTYLIPTIWDIPEKVESVILEIPDPAGPWGARGVGELPYLPTAPAIASAIHDATGVWIDEFPFTPERVLRALGKI; from the coding sequence ATGACTGTTTACGAAACCATTGGAAAATCGTTCCCGCGCGTGGATGCGCGCGGCAAAGTCACCGGGGAGGCGCCTTATTCCGGCGACCTCTCCATGAAGGGCATGTTGCACATGAAGTTGCTCTTCGCGGGGAGACCTCATGCGCGCGTTGTTAGCATCAGGACTAGCAAAGCGGAAGCCGCGCCCGGCGTGGTGGCGGTGTACACCGCGAAGGATGTGCCGGTCAACGAGTTTGGCTTGCAATGGCAGGATCAACCGGTTCTGTGCGGACCTGGATCTGCAAAACCGGGCGCAGACGTGGTCCGCTTCGTAGGCGACCGCGTCGCGGCTGTGGTGGCGCGTACCGAAGCCGAAGCCGCCGCGGCGGTGAAGTTGATCGAAGTGGAGTACGCAGACCTCCCCGTCCTGACCGACGCGGAAGAGGCGATGAAGCCCGGCGCTCCGCGCATCCATGAACATATCGGCGATTCGAACGTCTGCGTGCATTACAAGATCCGCAAAGGAAACGTGGACGAGGGATTCGCCAAAGCGGATGTGATCGTCGAAGGCGAGTATCGCACGCCGGTGCAGGAACACGCTTATTTGCAGCCCGAAGCCGGGCTTGCTTATATTGACGAAGCCGGGCGAATCACCGTCGTCTGCGGCGGGCAATGGACACACGAAGATCAGCATCAAGTGGCGCACGCGTTGAACATGCCGAATGAAAGTATCCGCGTGGTGTACCCCGCGATCGGCGGCGCGTTCGGCGGGCGTGAAGATATGTCTGTGCAGATCGTCCTTGCCCTCGCGGCGTGGAAACTGCAACGCCCAGTGAAGATCGTCTGGTCGCGGCAAGAATCGATTATCAGCCATGGAAAACGTCACGCGGTTTTACTGCGCGCCAAATGGGGCGCGACCAAAGATGGAAAAGTTATCGCCATCGAAAACGAGATCATCGGCGACGGCGGCGCGTACATGTATACGTCGAACAAAGTATTGGGCAATACAACCATCACGTCGGCGGGACCGTATTTCATCCCGAACGTGAAGACCGATGTCTATGGCGTGTACACCAACAACGTCCCCGGCGCGGCGTTCCGTGGATTCGGCGCGCCGCAAGCGCTGTTCATGGCTGAAATGCAAATGGATAAACTCGCGGAAAAACTAGGCATGGACCCGGTTGAGTTCCGTTTGAAGAACGCCCTACACGACGGAGAAACCTTGAACGTTGGCACGCCTTCGCCGAGTCCGGTTACGGTGGTGGAGTGCATCGAGGCGGCGCGGGATAGGTTTGGTTGGGAAAAAGGAAAGAAGAAAGACGAAAACGGCGCGAGCCACCTCAAACGCGGCTATGGATTCGCAGCCGGTTTCAAGAACATTGGTTTTTCATTTGGCTATCAAGAAAACTGCTGGGCGAAGATCGAACTGCACGGCAAGGCTCAGATCGAACAAGTGACGCTGCATCATGCCAGCGCGGAGGTCGGTCAAGGCACGCACACGGTGATGATGCAAATGGCGGCGGAAGCGGTCGGCGTCCCGTTCGAGAAAGTGAAATTGATCTCGTCTGACACAGCCGCGATGGGCAGTTCCGGCTCGGTCTCTGCCTCGCGCATGACGTTCATGGCTGGCAACGCCATCAAAGGCGCGGCGGAACTCGCCCTCAAGAAATGGAAAGCGGAGGAACGCCCGGCGGTCGCCGAGTTCAAATACCTCGCGCCGCGCACGAATCAATTCGACAAGGAAACCGGCTACTCCACCCCAAACTTTGCCTACGCGTGGGTGGCGCAAGCCATCGAAGTGGAAGTGGATATCGAGACCGGTCACGTGCGCGTGGTACGCGTCGTCTCGGCAGACGATCTCGGCAAACCGATCAACCCGGCGCTCGTCGAAGGGCAGATCGAAGGCGCGGTCGTGCAAGCGCAAGGCTACACCCTCCTCGAAGATTTCAAAACCAAAGACGGGCGCGTGCTATCCGATCAACTCAGCACCTATCTCATCCCAACCATTTGGGATATTCCCGAAAAAGTGGAATCGGTCATCCTTGAAATTCCCGACCCGGCTGGACCGTGGGGCGCGCGCGGCGTGGGCGAACTTCCGTATCTTCCGACGGCGCCCGCCATCGCCTCCGCGATTCACGACGCCACCGGCGTGTGGATTGACGAATTCCCGTTCACCCCCGAACGCGTCCTGCGCGCGTTGGGAAAAATATAA
- a CDS encoding FAD binding domain-containing protein: MWHTYINATTIDEVLQILNQQGERARLVAGGTDLILELERDVRKNIETVVDVTRIPDLDNITLDEDDVIHLGPLVTHNHCVASPLIRERAYPLARAAWEVGAPQIRNRGTVAGNLITASPANDTITPLMALGASVTLQSVNNTRTIALKDFYTGVRKTVMQPNEMLVDISFPAMKMTQRGTFIKLALRRAQAISLVDVAILLDLQSGSVSSASITLGAVAPTIIHALEAEKYLVGKSLTDEVIAEAARLTMDASKPIDDIRGSAAYRSEMVRVCTSRGLKSIRDGQEKEGMPSDAVLLWGKQKAEGGMQSHHASPSNLIETTINGQKYSLKSGHEKTLLRFLREDVGLTGTKEGCAEGECGACTVFLDGKAVMACLVPAPRAHEAEVVTIEGLADLTPNPSPKGEGGALHPVQEAFIKHGAVQCGYCTPGFIMSAAMLLEEKENPTRDEIEQAITGNLCRCTGYYKIVQAIEGANKMAEVNHG; encoded by the coding sequence ATGTGGCACACCTACATCAACGCAACCACCATTGACGAAGTTTTACAAATCCTCAACCAACAGGGGGAACGCGCTCGCCTCGTCGCGGGCGGCACCGATCTCATTCTCGAACTCGAACGCGACGTCCGCAAAAACATCGAAACCGTCGTAGACGTGACGCGCATTCCCGACCTCGACAACATCACATTAGACGAAGACGACGTCATCCATCTCGGTCCGCTCGTGACGCACAATCATTGCGTCGCATCGCCGCTCATTCGCGAACGCGCCTATCCGCTCGCGCGCGCGGCATGGGAGGTCGGCGCGCCGCAGATTCGCAATCGCGGCACGGTCGCGGGCAACCTCATCACTGCCTCGCCCGCCAACGACACCATCACCCCGCTCATGGCGCTCGGCGCGTCGGTGACTCTGCAATCGGTAAATAACACACGAACAATCGCGCTCAAAGATTTTTACACCGGCGTCCGCAAAACCGTGATGCAACCAAACGAAATGCTCGTGGACATTTCCTTCCCCGCCATGAAGATGACACAACGCGGGACTTTCATCAAGTTGGCGTTGCGCCGCGCCCAAGCCATCTCGCTCGTGGACGTAGCGATTCTTCTCGACCTTCAATCTGGTTCAGTTTCCTCAGCATCCATCACCCTCGGAGCCGTCGCGCCGACGATCATCCACGCGCTCGAAGCGGAAAAATATCTCGTGGGCAAATCGCTCACGGACGAGGTCATCGCCGAAGCCGCGCGCCTCACCATGGACGCGTCCAAGCCGATTGACGACATTCGCGGCAGCGCGGCATACCGCAGTGAGATGGTACGCGTCTGCACGTCACGCGGACTGAAATCCATCCGCGACGGACAGGAAAAAGAAGGAATGCCGTCCGATGCGGTTTTGTTGTGGGGGAAACAAAAAGCGGAAGGCGGAATGCAGTCGCATCACGCGTCCCCGTCGAATTTAATTGAAACAACGATCAACGGACAAAAATATTCGCTAAAAAGCGGACACGAAAAAACGCTGTTGCGATTCTTGCGCGAAGATGTCGGCTTGACCGGCACAAAAGAAGGCTGCGCCGAGGGTGAATGCGGCGCGTGCACCGTCTTCCTCGACGGCAAAGCGGTAATGGCATGTCTCGTCCCTGCGCCGCGCGCGCATGAGGCGGAGGTGGTGACGATCGAGGGGCTCGCTGACCTCACCCCCAACCCCTCTCCTAAAGGAGAGGGGGGCGCGCTCCACCCCGTTCAAGAAGCGTTCATCAAACACGGCGCAGTGCAGTGCGGATATTGTACGCCGGGTTTCATCATGTCTGCCGCGATGTTGTTGGAGGAAAAAGAGAATCCCACACGCGATGAGATCGAACAAGCGATCACCGGCAACTTGTGCAGGTGCACAGGTTATTACAAAATCGTTCAAGCCATTGAAGGTGCCAACAAAATGGCGGAGGTGAACCATGGGTAA
- a CDS encoding class I fructose-bisphosphate aldolase, with amino-acid sequence MTTDIQSLLGEKADSLLGFNSPKISKDRLHLPSSDSLDRVFAHSDRNNRVLRNLGWIHNSGRLAGTGYVSILPVDQGIEHSGGASFAKNPDYFDPENIVKLAIEGGCNAVASTFGVLGIVSRKYAHKIPFIVKINHNELLTYPNNFEQILFGTVKQAYDMGAAAVGATIYFGSDDSHRELIEIAQAFALAHELGMATVLWCYLRNKAFKTDKDYHVSSDLTGQANHLGVTIEADIIKQKLAENNGGYLALNKDGVSFGKFDKRMYTDLISDHPIDLCRYQVANCYMGRIGLINSGGASGENDFAEAAATAVINKRAGGMGLISGRKAFQRPMADGVKLLNTIQDVYLDKGITVA; translated from the coding sequence ATGACCACAGACATCCAATCCCTGCTCGGCGAAAAGGCTGACTCGCTCCTCGGTTTCAACTCCCCAAAAATTTCAAAGGATAGACTGCACCTCCCAAGTTCGGATTCGCTGGATCGCGTCTTCGCCCATTCGGATCGGAACAACCGCGTCCTTCGCAATTTGGGCTGGATACACAACTCGGGCCGACTCGCCGGGACGGGGTACGTGTCCATCCTGCCTGTGGACCAGGGCATCGAACATTCGGGCGGCGCAAGTTTCGCCAAGAACCCCGATTACTTCGACCCCGAGAACATCGTGAAGCTCGCCATCGAAGGCGGATGCAACGCGGTCGCTTCGACGTTCGGCGTGTTGGGCATCGTCTCGCGCAAGTACGCGCACAAAATCCCGTTCATCGTCAAGATCAATCACAACGAATTGTTGACCTATCCAAATAACTTCGAGCAGATTCTGTTCGGCACAGTGAAGCAGGCTTACGACATGGGCGCGGCGGCGGTCGGCGCGACGATCTACTTCGGCTCGGACGATTCACACCGTGAATTGATCGAGATCGCGCAGGCGTTCGCGCTCGCGCACGAACTCGGCATGGCGACCGTGTTATGGTGCTACCTCCGCAACAAAGCCTTCAAAACGGACAAGGACTATCACGTGTCGTCCGATCTCACGGGTCAGGCGAACCATCTCGGCGTCACCATCGAAGCGGATATCATCAAGCAGAAACTCGCCGAGAACAATGGCGGCTATCTTGCCCTCAACAAGGACGGCGTCTCGTTCGGCAAATTCGACAAGCGCATGTACACCGACCTGATAAGCGACCATCCCATTGATTTGTGCCGCTACCAGGTGGCGAACTGCTACATGGGCCGCATCGGACTCATCAACAGCGGCGGCGCCTCAGGCGAGAACGATTTCGCCGAAGCCGCGGCGACCGCCGTCATCAACAAACGCGCGGGTGGCATGGGTCTCATCTCCGGGCGCAAAGCCTTCCAGCGTCCCATGGCGGATGGCGTGAAGTTGTTGAACACGATTCAGGATGTGTATTTGGATAAAGGGATTACGGTGGCGTAG
- a CDS encoding NUDIX domain-containing protein — protein MPLSDQGITQNRYTLIPRTAILLRRGDSYLLLKGAPTKRLWANKYNGLGGHVERGEDVLSAAKRELFEESGLTADLWLCGMVIVDAGEIGICLFMFSGEGGGEPQPSKEGLAEWVEYQRIGELPVVEDLPVLLERIHNMKRGDPLFHARSYYDEEGKLVVKFGE, from the coding sequence ATGCCCCTCTCCGACCAAGGCATAACCCAAAACCGCTACACCCTCATCCCGCGCACGGCGATTCTGTTGCGGCGCGGCGATTCATATCTGCTGCTCAAAGGCGCGCCGACGAAACGTCTGTGGGCGAATAAGTACAACGGGCTGGGCGGTCACGTGGAACGCGGGGAGGATGTCTTGTCCGCGGCGAAGCGTGAACTGTTCGAGGAGAGCGGTCTCACCGCCGATCTTTGGCTGTGCGGCATGGTCATTGTCGATGCAGGCGAGATCGGGATATGTCTGTTTATGTTCAGCGGAGAGGGGGGTGGCGAGCCACAACCATCAAAAGAAGGTTTGGCGGAGTGGGTTGAATATCAGAGAATTGGAGAGCTACCAGTAGTGGAAGATTTGCCGGTATTGCTGGAGCGAATTCACAACATGAAACGCGGCGATCCGCTGTTTCATGCGCGGTCGTATTACGATGAAGAGGGGAAGTTGGTTGTAAAGTTTGGGGAGTGA